In Oreochromis aureus strain Israel breed Guangdong linkage group 15, ZZ_aureus, whole genome shotgun sequence, a single genomic region encodes these proteins:
- the LOC116312390 gene encoding LOW QUALITY PROTEIN: galectin-8 (The sequence of the model RefSeq protein was modified relative to this genomic sequence to represent the inferred CDS: inserted 1 base in 1 codon), with protein MSISNPRQVFHNPSIPFAGTILGGFLPGEMVLIQGSVPSGADRFQVDFTCGSSVKPRADVAFHFNPRIKKSCIVCNTLTKECWGREQIHYEMPFRLEVDFELIILILKDQFKVAVNGAHLLEYKHRVELERVDTISISGKVKVQAVGILSPSSSPTSPAGSLTNQDTEMSMRTDAQTQPVFSSSGDLSIPFRGQLVNGLSVGRSIIIKGETNQNAESFCVNLRPATGSDIALHLNPRLKKRXFVRNSFLSDCWGHEETVLASFPFTAGQYFEMIIRCDSQHFRVAMNGQHQLDYKHRMKELSAINQVEVKGDVTLLAVRVL; from the exons ATGTCGATTTCCAACCCGAGACAGGTGTTCCACAACCCG TCGATTCCCTTTGCTGGGACAATCCTGGGTGGGTTCCTGCCGGGTGAGATGGTTCTGATCCAGGGCTCTGTGCCGTCTGGTGCTGACAG GTTCCAGGTGGACTTCACCTGCGGCAGCAGCGTGAAGCCGCGGGCCGACGTAGCATTCCATTTCAACCCGAGGATCAAAAAGTCATGCATCGTGTGCAACACGCTGACGAAGGAGTGCTGGGGCCGCGAGCAGATCCACTACGAGATGCCCTTCAGGCTCGAGGTCGACTTTGAGctcatcatcctcatcctcaaAGACCAGTTCAAG GTGGCGGTGAACGGCGCCCACCTGCTGGAGTACAAACACAGAGTGGAGCTGGAGCGTGTTGACACCATCAGCATCTCAGGAAAAGTCAAAGTTCAGGCTGTGGGCATCCTTTCCCCAAGCTCA agcCCCACCTCTCCCGCTGGCAGTCTGACCAATCAGGACACAGAGATGAGCATGAGAACAGATGCACAAACTCAG c CGGTGTTCTCCTCATCAGGTGATTTG AGTATCCCGTTCAGAGGTCAGCTGGTTAATGGGCTGAGCGTTGGAcgcagcatcatcatcaaaggaGAAACCAATCAGAACGCAGAGAG TTTCTGCGTGAACCTGCGGCCAGCGACTGGGTCCGACATCGCTCTCCACCTGAACCCTCGCTTGAAGAAGC GTTTTGTCAGGAACTCCTTTCTGTCCGACTGCTGGGGTCATGAGGAGACAGTGCTCGCCTCCTTCCCCTTTACTGCGGGGCAATACTTTgag ATGATCATCCGCTGCGACTCGCAGCACTTCAGAGTTGCCATGAATGGGCAGCACCAGCTCGATTACAAACACCGCATGAAGGAGCTGAGCGCCATCAACCAGGTGGAGGTGAAAGGAGATGTGACGCTGCTCGCCGTGAGAGTCCTCTGA
- the zdhhc14 gene encoding palmitoyltransferase ZDHHC14 isoform X2, which yields MACCPFLASNLTPAIPAVGGVLFIFVMGMLFRASFSDPGILPRATPDEAADLERQIDSAGCSRPPPRTREVLINGQTVKLKYCFTCKIFRPPRASHCSLCDNCVERFDHHCPWVGNCVGRRNYRFFYLFILSLSLLTVFIFAFVITHVILRSNQTGFLSALKDSPASVLEVVVCFFSVWSIVGLSGFHTYLISSNQTTNEDIKGSWSTKRGKDNYNPYSYGNILTNCCAALCGPLPPSLIDRRGLIQSGTPQTVSQSNGTSNSSYASTQLHSNTCDQDQCIQSTKFVLQAAATPLLHSDPVVLAPLPGKTATLGGPCAYLAPAQPSLPSCGGDVLTLRDAAVDSRCHHHLHLHHHHHHHHFVSPEETPCATPQGALPCPAHLHLHHQPHPAIPSPAALYDPASQDTLHEDSVRGLVKLSSV from the exons CTGTCCTTTCCTGGCGTCTAACCTGACCCCGGCCATCCCAGCGGTCGGCGGCGTTCTCTTCATCTTCGTGATGGGGATGCTGTTCAGGGCAAGTTTCAGCGACCCCGGCATTTTACCCCGAGCAACACCAGACGAGGCCGCCGACCTTGAGCGACAGATTG ACTCTGCAGGCTGCTCCAGGCCGCCACCTCGGACCCGAGAGGTTCTCATCAACGGGCAGACGGTCAAACTGAAATACTGCTTCACCTGCAAGATCTTCAGGCCGCCCCGAGCGTCGCACTGCAGCCTGTGCGACAACTGTGTGG AGCGCTTCGACCATCACTGTCCGTGGGTGGGGAACTGCGTCGGGCGGAGGAACTATCGCTTTTTCTACCTGTTTATCCTCTCCCTGTCCCTCCTCACTGTCTTCATCTTCGCCTTCGTCATCACACACGTCATCCTCA GATCGAACCAGACGGGTTTCCTGAGCGCGCTCAAAGACAGCCCAGCCAG CGTCCTGGAGGTGGTGGTGTGTTTCTTCTCCGTCTGGTCCATTGTCGGCCTGTCGGGCTTCCACACCTACCTGATCAGCTCCAACCAGACCACCAACGAGGAC ATTAAAGGGTCATGGTCCACCAAACGAGGGAAGGATAACTACAACCCGTACAGCTACGGGAACATCCTGACCAACTGCTGTGCTGCCCTCTGTGGACCTCTACCTCCCAG TCTGATTGACAGGAGAGGTCTGATCCAGTCCGGCACGCCGCAGACCGTCTCCCAGTCCAACGGCACCAGCAACAGCAGCTACGCCTCCACTCAGCTCCACAGCAACACG TGTGATCAGGATCAGTGCATCCAGAGCACCAAGTTTGTGCTGCAGGCTGCCGCCACACCTCTGCTGCACAGCGACCCCGTTGTGCTGGCCCCGCTGCCAGGTAAGACCGCCACACTGGGGGGTCCCTGCGCCTACCTGGCCCCTGCCCAGCCGTCCCTGCCGTCCTGCGGAGGCGACGTCCTGACGCTAAGGGACGCCGCCGTCGACTCCCGCTGCCACCACCACCTGCATCtccatcaccaccatcaccaccaccactttGTGAGTCCGGAGGAGACGCCATGCGCCACGCCACAGGGTGCCCTGCCCTGCCCCGCCCACCTGCACCTCCACCACCAACCCCACCCTGCCATCCCCTCCCCCGCTGCCCTGTATGACCCTGCCAGTCAGGACACTCTACACGAGGACTCGGTCAGGGGGCTGGTGAAGCTCAGCTCCGTCTGA
- the LOC116312537 gene encoding ribonucleoside-diphosphate reductase subunit M2: MLSARSPLSMKNEQTLSGQLDKMSLDKENTPPGLNSSRILASKTARRIFDAAAPKVKKSSSSQEEPLLKENPHRFVIFPIKYHDIWQMYKKAEASFWTAEEVDLSKDLQHWEALKDEERYFISHVLAFFAASDGIVNENLVERFMQEVQVTEARCFYGFQIAMENIHSEMYSLLIDTYIKDPKEREYLFNAIETLPCVKKKADWALNWIGNKNATYGERVVAFAAVEGIFFSGSFAAIFWLKKRGLMPGLTFSNELISRDEGLHCDFACLMFKHLVNKPPKETVISIIKNAVEIEQEFLTDALPVKLIGMNCDMMKQYIEFVADRLLLELGFSKIYRVENPFDFMENISLEGKTNFFEKRVGEYQRMGVMAAPTDNTFRLDADF, encoded by the exons ATGCTGTCCGCCCGCTCCCCGCTCTCCATGAAGAACGAGCAGACCCTCAGCGGGCAGCTGGACAAAATGTCTCTGGACAAAGAGAACACG CCCCCGGGCCTGAACAGCAGCCGCATCCTGGCGTCCAAAACCGCGCGGAGGATCTTCGACGCTGCTGCG cccaaaGTGAAAAAGAGCAGCAGCTCGCAGGAGGAGCCTCTGCTGAAGGAGAACCCTCACCGCTTCGTCATCTTCCCCATCAAGTACCATGACATCTGGCAGATGTACAAGAAGGCAGAGGCATCCTTTTGGACAGCGGAggag gtggATCTGTCCAAGGACCTGCAGCACTGGGAGGCCCTGAAGGACGAAGAGCGCTACTTCATCTCCCACGTGTTGGCCTTCTTCGCCGCCAGTGACGGCATCGTCAACGAGAACCTG GTGGAGCGCTTCATGCAGGAAGTGCAGGTGACGGAAGCCCGGTGTTTCTACGGTTTCCAGATCGCCATGGAGAACATCCACTCAGAGATGTACAGCCTGCTGATCGACACGTACATCAAGGACCCCAAAGAGAG AGAGTACCTGTTTAACGCCATCGAGACGCTGCCGTGCGTGAAGAAGAAGGCCGACTGGGCGCTCAACTGGATCGGCAACAAGAACGCCACCTATG GAGAGCGCGTGGTGGCCTTTGCCGCCGTGGAGGGGATCTTCTTCTCGGGCTCGTTCGCCGCCATCTTCTGGCTGAAGAAAAGAGGCCTGATGCCCGGCCTGACCTTCTCCAACGAGCTCATCAGCAGAGACGAG GGTCTGCACTGTGACTTTGCCTGTCTGATGTTCAAACACCTGGTGAACAAACCGCCCAAGGAAACTGTCATCAGCATCATCAAGAACGCCGTGGAGATCGAGCAG GAGTTCCTGACTGACGCTCTGCCCGTGAAGCTCATCGGGATGAACTGCGACATGATGAAGCAGTACATCGAGTTCGTGGCCGACAGACTGCTGCTGGAGCTCGGCTTCTCCAAG ATCTACCGGGTGGAGAACCCTTTTGACTTCATGGAGAACATCTCCCTGGAGGGAAAGACCAACTTCTTTGAGAAGCGGGTGGGCGAGTACCAGAGGATGGGCGTGATGGCGGCGCCCACGGACAACACCTTCAGGTTGGACGCCGATTTCTGA